The DNA sequence ATCGTCGCGGATGTTGAATCGCGCCACCTGCCGAAACCGGGCCGTAGTGGTGATCGCCAAATCACGATCCGAAACCCGAACAGGAAGTACCTGCCCCGGACAGTGTATGTCGGCAAGCGCGGTAATCCACGGCATCATCCAGCGGGACAGCCGTGGTACATTGAATGGGAAGTGCCTGGCACATCCCCGAGAGCGCAACGTACTCCCAGGTTCTGCCTGACCGACCATCTGGCCGTTGTTTCCTGGCTCCAACTCAGCGGCTTCTAGCCCATGCCCGTGGCAAGTAACTAATTCCCAAGGGAATCGTAAACCTCGGTAACCCACGCCTTGAAGGCCAGTTGCTCGATCGGTCCGTTCGGTGCCGTCCGGTCAAAAAACGACGTGTTCCCGATTACTTGTGGCAGCACCTTGAGGGGAGGGTGGCCAGGTAATGGAAACGAGTTGGACGGCCCCTTGCGCTGTAAGGTGGACGAGGTTGATGCCGTATAAGATGTAGATCAGCGCGTTGGTTGCCTCAGTGACATCGATACGGAAACGCATCATCACGTTGGCAAGGTCTTGTTGGCTCATTGCCGTCTCCGTCCGGTCTTGTCGAAGCAACCCACCCATGAAGTCTCCCTATCCACTGTGTCGTCGCCCATCGCTGGATCCCTGTGACCCCGTCGCGCTCTCAGCCGCGCTTTGCGGTGATCTCATGAACGACGGCTTGTACCGTAAGGGCAGTACCGTGGTCGGAGTATATTTATCTTCATCGTTGGTGTGAATGGAAAGACCTCCACCGGACCCTGATCGGCTGGCAAATCGTGGCGCAGCTCACCAGTGGTCGACTGTCCTCCTAACCGCTATCCACCAGCCTTCACACGGTAGCAGTTGTCCGCAACAGCAGTTCGACGACGCGCTCGCTGTGAGGATCTCGCCGCCCATGTAGCCACCCGCTTCTAATCGGCCGCCGCTTTCCAGCAGGTCATCGCGGACGTAGCCGCGACTGTCGGCGAGCCTGACGAGAACGGTCCTTGGGAGCTTCTCGAGGCGATCTGGTCATTACGCCGTAAGGTTCCAGTGTTTGTGCGGTGGGAGTTCGTAGTCTCCAGGGAATCAGCAACTTGGCGGCGGCCCAGCCCGGACGGGCGAGCGGATGGCCGGATACCCTGACTTTCCGAGCCTCATCTTCGCAACTGACCGATCTTCATGGGAAGATCGCTGCCGAGAAACCGTGCATTCCGCTGGACCCCGAATGAACAGAACAATATCGTGCGAATCCTGGCGATATGCACAGGGTTTTCCACACACCCTGTTGCCAGTCGAAACATTGCGGGAAGGGCCTGACGCAAGGACCGGACTCATGCGGGTGCCGTGCAAACCGGCTGCCCTGAACGCCCGAACGTCGATCGCCGTTACCGGAAGAGGCGTTCGAGCGCTTTGCGCTCCACCGCGTGCTTGTCCGGATTCTCCCGCTTGAGCTTCTCCAGGTTCACCAGCTTCCAGCGAACGGCCGGCAGGTTCGCCGCCTGCGGCAGGCCGATAAGGCCGAAGTCGGGCTCGGCGTCGTGGAGGGCGAGCAGGAACACCGCGATGTCGCCCTTCAGCCGCGATCCGATGTCGGCGTGCAGACGGCCGCGCGCCCCTGCCAACACATCCCTGGATACCGCCTCGCGCGTCATCCCTACAAACTCTTCGTAGTACATATCCTCTCCGGGGGACGCCGCCGGCGCCAGGAGCTCATGCATCGGACGGTTCGAGCTTGCCACATAGACCATGAACGTGCGGAAGAGGCCGTCCGTCAGGCCTTCGTTGTCGTACAGGAGCTTCACGTCGAAGAAGTCGCGCGGATGCTGGCGGTCGAGCGCCGCATGGAGCTTGCCGCCGTACAGGTCCTCGAAGGCCAGCACGTTCGTCTCGGCGAAGCCGAACTGCTCCGTGACTTTCTCGCACACGGCCATCGGCCTTGCCGGATGCACCGCCCCTCGCGTCACCGGGGAAGTCTCGATCTTTATCTGCGCGCGGCCGTCGCTCACCATGATGCGCGTTCCGATGCCCCCGCCACCCGCGATGCGGCGCGCCCTGAGCCGCGGATTGCGGGCGGTGACAGCCGCCCCGATGCGGTCAAGCGCACTGTCGATTTCTTCAAGCGACGACGGGCGG is a window from the Deltaproteobacteria bacterium genome containing:
- a CDS encoding nucleotidyl transferase AbiEii/AbiGii toxin family protein translates to MLDRYVAQVRLLLSVLPDIAGETAFALKGGTAINLFYRDMPRLSADVDLTYLPVADRPSSLEEIDSALDRIGAAVTARNPRLRARRIAGGGGIGTRIMVSDGRAQIKIETSPVTRGAVHPARPMAVCEKVTEQFGFAETNVLAFEDLYGGKLHAALDRQHPRDFFDVKLLYDNEGLTDGLFRTFMVYVASSNRPMHELLAPAASPGEDMYYEEFVGMTREAVSRDVLAGARGRLHADIGSRLKGDIAVFLLALHDAEPDFGLIGLPQAANLPAVRWKLVNLEKLKRENPDKHAVERKALERLFR